The Teredinibacter sp. KSP-S5-2 genome includes a window with the following:
- a CDS encoding rhomboid family intramembrane serine protease, translating into MKQQLNEIEIKLKEVYLPYLVVSIGAIIFYGLFRWLFDIKLSVLPLKEDLINFWIPFALPWIPILIWLRRRIRILNANGRDGNGFFLYQFAMAGAIAVPIILSQNYLEKISYDLVSIEEIHEIQNLKSEKFFNVQSFGVDKKECLHYVTVRASGRYNENLNLYLYVTCPFDNAKNIWYGVKYTKSLSNRISDDKKNSEYRSFLEMSEKNFSTYDFQNIKYFEKLGYTDDRDGFFKAIREGKSHLDKKEQVILVPRAEHFDQDLGNTYFWIFGSFGIGAFVIFWMVIIPGIDVRELNHFKDGRPLKEDGLKDILEFLDPRGPNKVTAILLLTNIAVFVVMILMGLNIISPTPHELLEIGGNRRFEVLAGEYWRLFSSMFIHSGIMHLFMNLFGLGISASLLEAILGKTKLMSIYLISGVLASLASIYWHENTVSVGASGAIFGLYGLILAFTVFKIYPSYMRGVTWILLGLYAGVSLLFGFLDGIDNAAHIGGLTSGFFIGGILILTGRDKLIKNTSWI; encoded by the coding sequence ATGAAACAGCAATTGAACGAAATTGAAATTAAACTAAAAGAAGTATACTTGCCCTATCTAGTCGTATCGATTGGAGCTATCATCTTTTATGGCCTGTTTCGATGGTTGTTTGACATTAAACTCAGTGTTCTTCCCTTAAAAGAAGATTTGATCAATTTTTGGATACCTTTCGCTCTTCCTTGGATACCAATTCTAATTTGGCTTAGAAGGAGAATTCGAATTCTAAACGCAAACGGAAGGGATGGTAACGGATTCTTCTTATATCAGTTTGCAATGGCGGGAGCTATCGCAGTTCCTATAATTCTAAGTCAGAATTATCTTGAAAAGATATCTTATGACCTTGTTTCAATAGAAGAAATTCATGAAATTCAAAATCTCAAGAGTGAAAAGTTTTTTAATGTTCAATCATTTGGCGTGGATAAAAAGGAATGCCTTCATTACGTAACCGTTAGAGCTTCGGGCAGGTACAATGAAAACTTGAACCTGTATTTGTACGTGACATGCCCTTTTGATAACGCCAAAAATATTTGGTACGGTGTGAAGTATACCAAGAGCTTGAGTAATCGTATCAGTGATGACAAAAAGAACTCAGAATATAGAAGCTTCTTGGAGATGTCAGAAAAGAACTTTTCAACTTACGATTTTCAAAATATAAAGTACTTCGAAAAGCTTGGTTACACGGATGATAGAGATGGTTTTTTTAAGGCAATCAGAGAGGGGAAGTCACATCTAGACAAAAAGGAACAAGTTATTTTGGTTCCTAGAGCCGAGCATTTTGACCAAGACCTTGGGAATACCTATTTTTGGATTTTTGGATCGTTTGGCATTGGAGCATTCGTGATTTTTTGGATGGTGATTATCCCAGGAATTGACGTGAGAGAGCTAAACCATTTTAAAGACGGAAGACCGTTAAAAGAGGATGGTTTGAAGGATATTTTGGAGTTTCTCGATCCAAGAGGTCCTAATAAAGTGACGGCGATCTTACTTTTGACAAACATCGCTGTTTTCGTCGTGATGATACTTATGGGATTAAACATTATCTCGCCGACTCCTCATGAACTTTTGGAAATCGGAGGGAATAGAAGGTTTGAAGTATTGGCTGGAGAATATTGGAGGCTTTTCTCTTCCATGTTTATACACAGTGGAATAATGCACTTGTTTATGAACCTATTTGGTTTGGGTATAAGTGCAAGCTTATTGGAGGCAATACTTGGGAAAACCAAGCTGATGTCGATTTATTTAATCTCTGGTGTGTTAGCGAGTTTAGCCAGTATTTATTGGCATGAAAATACTGTTAGCGTTGGTGCTTCAGGAGCAATTTTTGGGCTTTATGGTTTGATTTTGGCATTCACAGTGTTCAAAATTTACCCGAGTTACATGCGAGGAGTTACCTGGATACTATTGGGTTTATATGCGGGTGTCAGTTTATTGTTCGGTTTTTTGGATGGAATTGATAATGCGGCACATATTGGTGGGCTAACAAGTGGATTCTTTATTGGAGGAATCCTGATATTGACTGGAAGAGATAAATTAATAAAAAATACATCCTGGATCTAA
- a CDS encoding Imm50 family immunity protein produces MKLSEYLENYNSVEQVYGYWPSFHDAEIKSVLLETYYKEKEDYVCPFIEITLHCFEMTSKVLSNGFYELIKHNLIKFRFEDVHDSELVGFDHQNAILSLEFEILPKNERGFTPILVEIDPANGLGGKFKAFSGKVVEVFPCDSTGKLKSDRGV; encoded by the coding sequence ATGAAATTATCAGAGTACCTTGAAAATTATAATTCGGTTGAACAGGTGTATGGTTATTGGCCATCATTTCATGATGCTGAAATAAAAAGTGTTTTATTGGAGACGTATTACAAGGAAAAGGAAGACTATGTCTGTCCTTTTATAGAAATTACTTTACATTGTTTCGAAATGACATCAAAAGTATTGTCTAACGGTTTTTACGAATTGATTAAACACAACCTAATAAAGTTTCGATTCGAAGATGTACATGATTCAGAGCTAGTTGGATTTGACCATCAAAATGCGATTTTATCTTTAGAATTTGAAATTTTACCTAAAAATGAAAGAGGGTTTACTCCCATTTTAGTGGAAATAGACCCAGCAAATGGTTTAGGCGGTAAGTTTAAGGCATTTAGTGGTAAAGTAGTGGAAGTTTTTCCGTGTGATAGTACAGGGAAGCTAAAAAGTGACCGTGGTGTTTGA
- a CDS encoding alkaline phosphatase yields MRFSAAVLSLCFASSFAVQSVASSSEWYASGEEYIQARLAVTKNTNRAKNVIVFIGDGMGVSTVTAARIFDGQSRGASGEENVLPFETFPHVGLVKTYNVNQQVPDSAGTASAIHTGVKTRAGVLGVSGDAPRGDCVAAKAHRVANMAEVMKKQGKRVGVVTSTRVTHATPASVYAHIPDRNWEASGDVPAEAAKAGCLSIARQLVEFNQKGAIDVSFGGGKKEFTEEELAHWQKRGTLVESGAQMASLSSKDLPVLGLFSSSHMPYVIERQEESAVPSLSDMAVKAVELLSKNKKGFYLLVEGGRIDHGHHSGQAGKALAEAQEFAEAVKAVLAKVDLSETLVIVTADHSHVLSMGGYPTRGNPILGVVKSNDEHGEPKTEPETAFDNQPYTTLGYYNGPGAVKGARAKPETGLHAVQQALVPTGYEYHGQPYMSETHGGEDVPIYAIGPYSHLVGGVMEQNVIFHIVRYAVKQKK; encoded by the coding sequence ATGCGTTTTTCTGCTGCTGTTTTATCTTTGTGTTTTGCTTCGTCTTTTGCTGTTCAGTCTGTTGCCTCTTCTTCAGAGTGGTATGCCTCTGGTGAGGAATATATCCAAGCGCGTCTTGCGGTAACAAAAAATACGAATCGCGCAAAAAATGTCATTGTGTTTATTGGGGATGGCATGGGCGTATCGACGGTCACGGCGGCGCGTATTTTTGACGGGCAGTCCCGAGGGGCATCGGGAGAAGAAAATGTATTGCCGTTTGAAACCTTCCCTCATGTTGGTTTGGTCAAAACTTACAATGTTAACCAACAGGTACCGGATTCTGCCGGCACTGCCAGTGCAATTCATACTGGAGTAAAAACTCGAGCCGGAGTTTTGGGGGTGTCTGGCGATGCGCCGCGGGGCGATTGTGTGGCGGCAAAAGCACACCGTGTTGCCAATATGGCGGAGGTGATGAAGAAGCAGGGCAAGCGAGTTGGGGTAGTGACTTCGACGCGTGTTACTCATGCCACGCCAGCTTCGGTTTATGCGCATATTCCTGATCGCAACTGGGAAGCCTCCGGAGACGTTCCCGCAGAGGCGGCGAAAGCGGGGTGTTTATCTATTGCCCGGCAGTTGGTGGAGTTTAATCAAAAGGGTGCGATTGATGTCAGCTTTGGTGGCGGGAAAAAAGAGTTTACTGAGGAAGAGCTTGCCCATTGGCAAAAGCGCGGCACATTGGTGGAGAGTGGGGCGCAAATGGCGTCTTTGTCCAGTAAGGATCTCCCTGTTTTGGGTTTGTTTAGCAGCAGTCATATGCCCTATGTGATTGAACGCCAGGAGGAATCGGCTGTTCCAAGCTTGTCGGATATGGCCGTCAAAGCGGTTGAGCTTTTATCGAAAAATAAAAAGGGTTTTTACCTGCTTGTTGAAGGTGGCCGGATTGATCATGGCCATCACAGTGGCCAGGCCGGTAAGGCTTTGGCTGAGGCTCAAGAGTTTGCCGAGGCGGTGAAGGCGGTACTGGCCAAGGTGGATTTGTCAGAGACATTGGTAATTGTGACGGCGGACCATAGCCACGTACTCAGCATGGGCGGTTACCCGACACGCGGCAATCCCATTTTGGGGGTGGTGAAAAGCAATGATGAACACGGAGAGCCGAAAACTGAACCCGAGACGGCATTCGACAACCAGCCCTATACCACGCTCGGTTACTACAATGGCCCTGGCGCGGTAAAGGGTGCGCGAGCAAAGCCTGAAACCGGGTTACATGCTGTTCAGCAAGCACTGGTTCCAACGGGGTATGAGTATCATGGCCAACCGTATATGAGTGAAACCCATGGCGGAGAGGATGTGCCGATTTATGCTATCGGGCCATATTCCCATTTAGTGGGCGGGGTGATGGAGCAAAATGTCATCTTCCATATTGTTCGATATGCGGTAAAACAAAAAAAATAG
- the ggt gene encoding gamma-glutamyltransferase gives MNLFKLILCLWFFFRAVCVYADSQGYAQVTKDGYGAIASVNPLATQAGLNAFADGGNAVDAALAVAFTLGVVDGHNSGIGGGCFILVRTANGEVLAIDGREEAPALAHRDMFLKDGKVQPEWSKSGSLAIGIPGSVAALDALQRQAGKLKLKDVILPAAGVAEQGFAVDQVFAARLARVADTVKQYPATAQVYFDKQGEPLKAGDRLIQKDLAKTYRKIGKHGPDYFYQGKFAKAVDRWMKKNNGLVRYDDFKNYHIIMRQPIQSQFHEYTIYGFPPPSSGGVHIAQMLNILQNYDFARLDEINRTHLLIETMKLAFADRAYWLGDPAFAKVPKGLMAKTYADELSKKITLDKVSIVEKHGMPPKFDTDIFNKHTTHIATADKDGNWVAITTTVNTSFGSKVIIPGTGVVMNNQMDDFSALPGVPNAFGLVGAEANAVQPGKRPLSSMSPTLVLKGDKPVLTLGAAGGPTIITQVLQVIVKQLALGMPLEESMSSVRVHHQWKPDTLLIDGFASDELKQGLKKKGHAMRDWPGFGATQAISWDEDKGFTAVAEPRLIERNNQE, from the coding sequence GTGAACCTTTTCAAGTTAATACTTTGTTTGTGGTTTTTTTTCAGAGCTGTCTGTGTTTACGCGGATTCTCAAGGCTATGCGCAGGTTACAAAAGATGGCTACGGCGCAATTGCTTCGGTTAATCCCCTGGCGACTCAAGCGGGTTTAAACGCTTTTGCTGATGGCGGTAATGCTGTGGATGCGGCTTTGGCGGTGGCATTTACCCTTGGGGTGGTGGATGGCCACAACTCAGGTATTGGTGGTGGCTGCTTTATTTTGGTTCGCACTGCAAATGGTGAGGTGTTAGCAATCGACGGTCGAGAGGAAGCTCCGGCATTGGCTCATCGGGATATGTTTCTTAAGGATGGTAAGGTTCAGCCTGAATGGAGTAAGTCTGGCTCGCTTGCCATTGGTATTCCGGGGTCTGTCGCCGCGTTAGATGCGTTACAGCGTCAAGCGGGTAAATTGAAGTTAAAGGATGTCATTCTTCCTGCAGCAGGTGTGGCTGAACAGGGCTTTGCAGTAGATCAGGTTTTTGCTGCGCGTTTGGCCAGAGTGGCAGATACGGTGAAACAATACCCTGCAACAGCGCAAGTGTATTTTGATAAACAAGGGGAACCGCTTAAAGCGGGAGACCGTTTGATTCAAAAGGACTTGGCCAAAACCTATCGCAAAATTGGTAAGCATGGGCCGGATTATTTTTACCAGGGGAAATTCGCCAAAGCGGTTGACCGCTGGATGAAGAAAAATAATGGGCTGGTTCGCTACGATGATTTTAAAAATTATCACATTATTATGCGTCAGCCTATCCAGTCGCAGTTTCATGAATACACTATTTATGGTTTTCCGCCACCGAGTTCTGGTGGTGTGCATATTGCGCAAATGCTGAATATTTTGCAGAACTACGATTTTGCAAGACTGGATGAGATTAATCGAACCCATTTGCTTATTGAAACCATGAAATTGGCGTTTGCTGATCGAGCCTATTGGTTGGGCGACCCCGCCTTTGCCAAGGTGCCAAAAGGGTTAATGGCAAAAACCTATGCGGATGAATTGAGTAAAAAAATCACCTTGGATAAGGTTTCGATTGTTGAAAAGCATGGTATGCCGCCGAAATTTGATACGGATATATTTAATAAACACACGACTCATATTGCCACTGCAGACAAAGATGGCAACTGGGTAGCTATTACCACGACCGTGAACACCAGCTTTGGCAGTAAAGTGATTATTCCCGGCACGGGGGTGGTGATGAATAATCAGATGGATGATTTTTCTGCTCTTCCTGGGGTGCCCAATGCGTTTGGTTTGGTTGGGGCCGAAGCCAATGCGGTGCAACCGGGCAAGCGGCCTTTGTCCAGTATGAGTCCAACACTTGTTTTGAAAGGCGATAAACCGGTTTTAACCTTGGGGGCAGCAGGTGGCCCAACCATTATTACTCAAGTCCTTCAGGTAATTGTGAAACAGCTGGCGCTGGGTATGCCGCTGGAAGAAAGCATGTCGTCGGTTCGAGTTCATCACCAATGGAAACCGGATACACTTTTGATTGATGGTTTTGCTTCGGACGAGTTAAAACAGGGGCTAAAGAAAAAAGGCCATGCAATGCGTGACTGGCCTGGTTTTGGTGCAACCCAGGCAATTAGTTGGGATGAAGACAAAGGCTTTACCGCTGTGGCGGAACCGAGATTGATCGAGCGAAATAATCAGGAATAA
- a CDS encoding tRNA-dihydrouridine synthase family protein, with the protein MRIFLAPMEGVVDHHMRRVMQVIGGVDIYVTEFVRVCDHTLPRKVFIKYSPELTQAQPKIPTRIQLLGSNPEALALSARKAAKLGAPAIDLNFGCPAKTVNRNRGGACLLDDTDLIYQIVSQVREQVPPSIPVTAKIRLGYQERDSYLRNAQAIEQAGANELIVHARSKQDGYNPPAYWKYIGEIKQAVKIPVVANGEIWNLKDFIQCREESLCEDFMLGRGLLAHPDLAKEIKAYCQGHEYTPMPWSEIAQHLHQFFLETCAAYPKKYTGNRAKQWLHYLSRHYTEAAALFESIKKTRDFSIIDTALKNHYS; encoded by the coding sequence ATGAGAATTTTCCTTGCCCCAATGGAAGGTGTTGTTGACCACCACATGCGTAGAGTCATGCAAGTGATCGGGGGCGTGGATATATATGTCACAGAATTTGTACGGGTATGTGATCACACCCTGCCAAGAAAAGTGTTTATCAAATATAGTCCTGAACTCACGCAAGCGCAGCCTAAAATACCCACACGCATACAACTTCTTGGCAGTAACCCAGAAGCCTTGGCTTTAAGCGCCAGAAAAGCCGCAAAACTGGGAGCACCCGCAATCGATCTCAATTTTGGTTGCCCAGCAAAAACCGTAAACCGCAATCGCGGTGGAGCCTGTTTACTCGACGATACGGATCTAATCTATCAAATCGTTTCCCAGGTAAGAGAACAGGTTCCGCCTTCAATACCCGTCACCGCCAAAATTCGTTTGGGCTATCAGGAACGTGACAGCTACCTGCGCAATGCGCAAGCAATCGAACAAGCAGGTGCAAACGAACTTATCGTTCACGCGCGATCAAAACAGGATGGCTATAACCCACCCGCATACTGGAAATATATTGGCGAAATAAAACAGGCAGTAAAAATACCTGTGGTGGCCAACGGCGAAATATGGAATTTGAAAGACTTTATCCAGTGCAGGGAAGAATCTCTGTGCGAAGATTTTATGCTTGGCCGCGGATTACTTGCTCACCCCGACCTCGCAAAAGAAATAAAAGCCTACTGCCAGGGTCATGAGTATACTCCCATGCCCTGGAGTGAAATCGCCCAACACCTTCACCAGTTTTTTCTGGAAACCTGTGCCGCTTACCCCAAAAAATATACGGGTAACCGCGCAAAACAGTGGCTGCATTATTTATCTCGACACTACACGGAAGCCGCCGCGTTATTTGAGTCCATAAAAAAAACGCGGGATTTTTCTATAATAGACACTGCATTAAAAAATCATTATTCCTGA